The Methylocella tundrae genome contains the following window.
CTTTGCGCAGGTTCAGATAGTGCTGCACCATGTCGCCATACGCCTTTTTTGACACGGTGGCGTCGGCGACGTCGACCATCCCCGTCATGATGTCGACGTAGCGCTCGGGCTGGTGCGCCTCGGCGAGCATGTCGGCCGTCTGGGCGGTGCGATTGGCGATCATTCGCGGCTCCTCGAAAAAACGAAGCGTCGCCTGATGCATGGCGCGGCGGAGGCGATCGACCTCGGGGTCGCTCGGCAGCGCCAGGCGCCCGACCTCCCGGCTGCGCAACCAGAGCGATGGTTCGATCACATCCTTTACGGTCAGCCATTTCGGCAGTTGCGCCGGCTGGTTGACCGAAACAATCTTTCGCTGCGGCTCGTCGGCTTCGTCGCCGCACGCAGCCAGAGATCCGGCGCCGAGCAGCATGAGCAATGAGCCACCAAGGCACCGGCGCGTCAAGCGAGGCATGTCAGGGTCTCGCCAAGGAGTGGGGCAGCAGCGCGAAGCTCCTTGGTCCTTCGCCGACCTTAATGCGGAAAATTTCGCGGCGCCGCGCGAGATCGACGACCGAGACATCGCCCGAAAACCAGTTCGCGACATAGGCGCGGCCGGAAGGCCCTGTGAGAACACCCTCGGGATAGCGTCCGACCGCAATGGCGCCAACCACCGCGAGGCTTCGCGCATCGACGATCGAAAGCGCGTCCTGATGCTGGTTCGTTACCAGCACATAGGCGCCATCCGGCGTCGCCGCGACGCCGTAAGGCATCGCGACTTCGACGCGCGCGACCAGCTCTAAACGCCCGGTGTCGATCACGGCAAGATCGTTGCTGCGCACATTGGCGACGTAAAGGCAACGGCCGTTGGGGGCCAGCGCCAGGGCGAAAGGCGCCTCGCCCACCGGGATCGAAGCGATCTTGCGCATCGCGTCCGCATCTATGACCGCGACATCGCCGCTCTCGCGATCCGCGACGTAAAGGCGATGGCCGTCCGTGCTGAGCGCCATGTGGGCGGGGCTCTTGCCGACAGCGACGGCTCCAGTCTGCGCGCCGGAATCGGGGTCAAGACGCATCACCAAGTCATTCACCCAGTCCGAGACGTAGAGCGAGTTGGACGCCGCGGCGATTCCAAACGGCTCGCCCTTGAACGGCAGGCTGCGCAACAGGGTAGAGGTTTCGGCATCGACGACATCGATCGCGTTTGCATCGGGACGGGTCACATAGAGGCGCCGGCCGTCCGGAGACGCGGCGATCCCGGCCGGCCCCTTGCCGAGTTTCGTGCGGGCAACGACGCTGTTCGATCGCGGGTCGATCACCGCCACCGATCCGTCATCCTGGCTGACGACCGCGAGCCGGTCGCCCGCCCCGGCTTCGCCAGAGCGCGCATGCTGCGGCGTCGCAGACATGACGAACGCCAGCAATGCGGCCGCGACCATGCGCATGTCATGAATGCCCTTCGGCCTTCGCCTTGAGGCCATCGAGCCCCGCCTTGAAGAGCTTCGTCAGGGCTTCCCGTCCAGCCTCGTCATTCAACTCGTCCGGTGGCTCGTTGCCGGTGTCGCCGCGATAGAAGCGCCCGTACCATTCGACGTGGCTGCCGCCGTCCCCGCCCGGCGTCACCACGAGAGTCGCCGAATAGGAACTCGCCGGCGCTGCTTTCAGGTTCGGATTTAGCATGCGGTAGGAATAGGTCATCCCTTGCGGGTTATATTCGTCGACTTCCTCTTCGAGCTGCTCGCCGTTCTTGAAGGTGATGACCCGCTTTTCGTTCGAGCCTTCGCTGGCCTTGAGTTCGGAATTCCATTTTGAGATCCCGGCGAAATCGCCGGCGATCGCCCAGACGGCCTTGGGATCCGCCTTGATGTCGATCGCCTCGTCGATTTTTTGCGGCGTCGGCCCGTGAGCCTGCGCGAGCGTCGTCAGGGCGACAAGACCCGCGACAAAACTCATGGCGTGGAAAACTGCCTTTAAACGCATCATAAAGCTCCTTGCAGTGGAAAGCCGCCACGTGCGCGCCGGAGGCGCTCGCGAACGGGAAAAAACACATAGACCGCGAGAAGCGCCGCGAGCGCGAGGGCGCCGGCGACCGGGCGCGGATCGATAAAGCCCAGGCTTGCGCGCCGCGTGGCGACCGGCGCCAGCGCTTCGGTGAGACCGGAGGGTCCGTTCATATGCGCGTAGGCAAGGCCCGTTTCGTCAGCGAGAGACTTGAGGTAAGGCTCGCGGACGGAGGAGAGATGCTCCGTCCCCTTGGGCGCCATGGCGCCGAACGGCGCGTTGCGCGCCTCAAAGCCCGGCCGGCTTTCGGCGCCGGTGGGCGGCGGCCCGAAGCGGCTCTCGTGCGGCACGTCGTCAACGCCCCAGAAGCCGGTCTCGTTTCCGCGGTCGTCGAATTTCGGGATCGGCGCCAGCGCGTAGCCGCCTGCCCCGACAATCAGGCCGCGAACCTCGCCCGCTTTTCCGTCAAACGGCGGACCGCCGGACAGGGGAAGCGGCGGTGACTCCTGGCCATCGGTGATGAAGATGAGGTTGCTGTTCAGGTCTTTCGCCATGTCGATCGCCCGGTAGAGGCCCGATGCGATATGGCTGTCGCCTTCCCAAGCCTCCCGCCAGTCGATCGAATCGATCGCGCCCGCGACGGCGCCATAGTCGCGGCAAACGTCGATTGGTTCGAACAGCAGAAAAGGTGTGCGTTCGCTGAAGAGAGCGAGTCCCAGCCTGCTGGGGCATGGCAGGTTGGCGATGAGATCCTTCAGGGCCGCCTTGGCGACGGCGAGGCGGCTGATCGGCTTGCCGTAGAGCTTGTAGTCGCGCGTATTCATGCTGCCCGTGATGTCGACGACGGCCAGAATGTCCACGCCCTCGCGCGTCGCCGGAACGGGTGGCAGGACGATCGCGGCAAGCCCCAAGGCGAGGGCGGCGAGCAACAGAAGCGCGCGGGGATCGGCAAGGTTCTCGCGCCAGATGCGAGCGCCGCCGCCCGCCGCGCTCTCGCCGAAGAAGCGGATCACGGCAGACCCTCCGGCTTTCCCGGAATATCGGTCCAGATCTTTTTGCGATCGGTCTTCACGGCATCGCCAATCGTGCGCCTGAAGGCCGGGAAATCGCGGATGAGCCGCGAGGCGACGTCGAGATTGAATTTAGCGTCCCAGTCGCCTGGGGCCAAAGCCAGCGCGCGGCGGTATTCCTGACGCGAGAGGACGACAAAAGGTCCGGCCGCGTCGAGCTTGCCCTGCGTCAGGAGTTCGAACGCCTGCCGCAGGCGGCCGTTGGCGAAATCGTAGTGCGCGATGGCTTTCAGCGCATCCGAACCTGTCTTGTCGAGCGCTTCGACATACGGCTGAATTTCGTCGACCCGGTCATGGCCAAGCAGGAATTCGATTCGCGCCAGCAAAATCTCGGGCGGCGAATCTATGGCGACGGCCACGTCATGATTCTCCTTCAAGGCCCTGATTGTTGCGTTGGCGGCCTCAAAGCGGAGCGCCATGCCCACGAGGCTGAGCGCAATGAGCGCGAATGCGATCGGCAGGAGCATCAGAAGATGCGGGCGCGACTGGCCCCAAAAACGCGCCGCCGTACGACGCCAATCCGCGCGGCGCGCTCGATCCGCCCGGCTCGACGCCACAGGATTGAAGGAGAGGCTCATCCCGGCGCTTTCGCCGCGCCAGCCGTCCGCGACGAACGCTGGCGCGGGACGAGGGGCGTCTCCGCAAGTTTCGCCGCGACCAGAAGGCCAATGCAGAGGCAGGCGAGCGCATAGGCCGGCCCGGTTAGGTCGTGGCGGGGCAGACGCTCGGTATAGACGATCGGATGGCGTTCGAGCTTGTCTATCTCATGAATCGCAGCCTCGACCTGCTCTGGATTCTCGGCCTCGAACGGCTTGTAGGGAATGTCGAGCGTCTGAAAGAACAGGTTGAGGAAGCGCTCCGGCATGGCCTGAGGCAAGTTCTCGCCCGGCTCCGGCTGGTCGAACATGCCCTTGCTGCCGGCGGTGCGCAGGAACAGGAAGTAGAGATCGGTCCTGAACTTGCGGAACTCGGCGCGCAAGAGATCCTGCACATGCGATTCGATGACGGCGCCGCCGTCCGAGACGAGCAGGATCACATGGTGCTCGTCGGCCCTGTCGGTTGCGAACATGGAGAGCGCCATGGCCAGTCCGCGCGCCATGTCGGTGTAGTCGAGGCCGGCCCGATCGCTGGCGTCGATCGCGGCCCGCACCGCGTCGCGATGATCGGTTAGGGGCAGCACAAGGATCGGCGAGGTTGAGAAGGCGGCGACGCCGAACAGATCGTGAGGCCGCCGGCCGACGAAATCGCGCAGGATCCGCTTGGTGGCCGCGGCCTTGGATTCGGCTCCGCCTTCCGGTGTGCGCCCGGCGAAGGTGTCGTTCATGCTGCCGCTGCGATCGAGCAGAATGACAACCTGAGCGCCCTCTCCCACCCGGCTGAGGGTCTCGCCGCCATGGTAGGGGCCGGCCAAGGCGAGGACGATCAGCGCTATGGCCAGCGCGCCGGAAAAGCGGAGGATCCATCGCAGCGCGGTGGACAGGAGGTCCGCGGGCGCCGCCGCGACGGAACCGACGAACGAGGCCCGCTGAGCGGAAAAGACAAAGGGCGCCGCGGCCAGAACCAGCAGGACCAGGACCCGGGGCTGATCGACGCCGATGCTCATGAGCGCGTCCGTTCGGCCGCGGCCATCTTGCGCGCGAATGTCTCAAGGGCGCCGAAGGGAAGATCGCTGCGCGAACGGTCCGGCTGGCTTTTGAAGAAGGCTTCGCGCGAGGCCGCGAAGAATCGCGCGAGGCTATCGCCCATGGGCGCGAAGACCGGATGTCGCTGCAGGAAAGCGCCCGCGTCATCGGCGAGGACGCGCCGGCCGTCGGTTTGGTCAATGCCCCGGTGAAGGATGAGCAGGGCTTCGATATAAGCTTCCTCGACGCCGCGCCCGCGCAGCCGGCGCAGCCGGCGCGCGGCGTCCCCGAACGGGCGGGCTTTGGGCGCGCGGAACGGCCACCAGGCCCGGTCGTAGGCAAGGACGGCGAGGGCGAGGACAGCGGCGAAAGCGGCCGCGCCCGTCGCGCGCCAGAGTGGCGCAACCTTGATAAGCGGCGCGGCCCGGTCGGGCCGCATGTAGTCCTTCGGGTCTTCCTTCACGGGAGGCGCGACCTCCCGCAGCGCCGAGACTCCGATGGTCCAGGCCTGAACATCCGCGCTCACCGTCGTCCCGCCGATTGTGAACGCCACGGAGAAGGCCGGGATTTCCTGCGGGCGGGCGTCGAGCGCGTCGTAGAAATTCTGGTAGAAAAGCTTCAGCGTGTAACGCCAGTTCGGACCCTCAGTGCGCTTCTCGACATCGATGCTCCGCAGGTCGAGCCAATAGTCGATCGGGCCGGGATGCGGCAAAGACGCCGTCTCGATCTCAGCTCCGGCCGCGACGATGAGATCGATGTTGGCCTCGACGAGATCGCCTGCGAAAAAGCCGACATCGCGCGGCGCGCGGATCGTGATGCTCTTGACGACGCCGGGCGTCTCGTCCGCGCGGACTGCGCGGGCGCCCGCGCAGAGAAGAGCGAGCATGCATAGAAGGCGGGGGATCGATGCGCGCCAATGCATCGATTCACGCCTTCAAGAGGTCGCGCGAGAAGCCATCGATATCGAAAGCGTCCGCGATCCGCACCGGCGTCCGGCCGAACTGTCTCGCCAAGCGGGCGATCTCCGCGCGCCTCTCGCGTTCGGCCTCTAACCATCGCCGTTTCAGTTCCGGCCGCATGAACACGAGGCGACGAGCGCCTGTTTCAAGATCAGCCAGCTCCATCAATCCGAACGACGGCAGATCAACATCCTCGGAGGCGTCGCCGACGATGACCGGAATGACGTCATGCTGCGCGAGTGACTCGAAGACTTCTCGCAAGAGGCCGAGCGGAAGCAGAAAATCCGAGATGAGAAACGCCATCTTCCGCGCGCCGGCGAGGCGCTCGCCGGCTTGCCTCAGGCCGGCGGCGCTGGCTCCTTTGCATCGGGCGCGCCCGAGCAGCGCCGCCGCCTCCTCGGCGACGCTTCGCCGTTTTGTCGCCGGAATGAAACAATCAGGCCGCACGCCGGCGTCGCAGCCGATGAGGCCGAAGCGATCGCCCGTCCGCGTCGCTGAGCGGGCGAGCGCGACGCAAAGCGCGGTTATCAGGTCCATCTTCGAAGCGCGGCCCTGATAGGCGAGCGATCCCGTCAGATCGACCAGCGCGTAAAGATCGATCGACGCGCGCTGCTGGAAGCGGCGCACGAAAGTGTTGCCGAAAGGATCGCGCAGCGTCGCGCGCACGTCGATGCGCCGCGCATCGGGGTAGGCCATGAAGGGAACATGATCACGGAAGGCGCCAAGCGCGCCGGCGCCGGGGCTTGGGTGGGCGCCGAACCTGACGCCGGAAATGCGACCGCGCGGCCGGTAGGCGATATCCTGGCCGCCAGTCATGGCGCGGGCACGATGGTGAGTACGGCGGCGCAGAGATCGCGCAGGATTTGCTCGCGCCGCAGCTCGTAGACGGGGTCGAGAAAGATGCGGTGCGCCATGGTCTCGACGAAGACGTCGCGCACGTCTTCCGGCACCAGCATGTCGCGCCCTTCGAACCAGGCGCGCACCCGCGCCGCGCGAACGAGGAAGGCGAAGCCGCGCGGGCTGGCGCCGCCCTGCACGAGCCGCTCAACGTCAATCGACGCAAGCTCGATCCCGGCCGCGTCCGGCCGCACCGTCGCCTCCCACAGACGGACGACATAGTCCTGTATGGCTTTGCTCGTGTGGACGCTTTTTTGAATGATCGGCGCCGCGGAGACGAGGGTCTGATAGTCGAGCGCGGGTGTTTCGATCGAGGCTAGCAGCGCGTCCGCGTCGTGATAGCGCGAATCGAAGATCAGCCGGCGCCGGACTTCAACGTCGGTCGGCGCCTCGACCGGGATCTCCATGAAGAACCGGTCGCGCGCGGCGGCCGGCAATTCGAATGTCTCTTCCTTCTCGACCCGATTCCTGTCCGCGAAGACCTGCACATATGGAAACTGGTAGACGCGATTGAAGGCGGCGACATTGCCCTCCGCCATCAGCCGCAGAAGAAGCGAATGCACCTGCGGGCGAGCCCGGTTGATCTCATTGAAAAAGAGAACGGAAAGTTCCTCGGCCTTGCCCAGCATTGCGGAGGGCTCGACCCGCGGCCGCCCGTCGTCCGCGAGATAGGTATGATAGAGCAGATCACTCGGCATCATGTCGACAGTGCCCTCGACCCGCTCATAGGCGCCGCCGATGCCACGCGCGACGGCGCGCAAAAGCGTCGTCTTCCCGACCCCGACGTCGCCGGCGAGGAGCACGTGTCCACGCGCGAAGATCGATATCATCATCAGCCGGATCGCGCGCGTCTGGCCGATAACGACCTGCCCGATGCAGGTTTCGAGATCAAGCGCGGCGGCGCGCCAGCTGCTCAGCATCGAAGCGACGGAGAGAGCATCGTTCATAGGCATTTGCTCAGGAGTTCTTTTGTCATCAACGTCTTTAAAGAAAGACAAAGAGCCGCGGTCCGGCATATCGGGGAGGAGGGAGCGCAAATCCCGCCGGACCGCGGCCTAGTCAAGCCGCTCGTCCGGGTGAGCGGCGTTCGCGATATCGTGAGGCGGATTTTCGGCTCATTTCTCGGAAATCTTGTCGATTTCGTAGACAAACTTGCCGGTCTTGCGGAAGTTCGCGACGCGTTTGGCGTTGCGCGCCTCCATCTGGCGCTCGGACGCATCCTGTTTGGCGACTTCGGTGGGGTCGAGCTTTGGGTCGTATTTGCTGCCGGCGACCTTTGCCGGGTAGCCGGGCTTCGGCTCCCAGCAATTGCCGGGCGCCTTGCAGTTGGTGCCGTCATAAGCGGAGGCGGGAGCAGCCATGCCGGCGGCGGCGAAAGCGGCGAGGCCGAGCGCAGCGGTTATGCAAGTGATCTTCATGAGTCTTTTCCTCCATTGGTGGTTGGATCTGCGACGCTGTCTGGCGGTTTCCGCTTCTTGTTGATCGGGCGTTACTTCTTATCCGCGCACATGCCTGGCGCATCGTCCGCGAATTTCTCGCCCAGCTTATAGGGCGTATAATTCTTCTTCTGCGCCGCATTCAGCCAGGGCGCGTTCTTTACGTCGTCCTTGTAGAGATGACGCACCCAAGCCATTACCTGCAGTATCTCCTCCAGAGTGAGATCTGAGTGCGGTCCCATCTGCGCCGTGGCGCCCTCGAAGATGGTTTCGAATAGACCCTGGTCCGTCACATTCTTCGGATAGGTCCAATAATCATCGTTAAGACCAGGGCCGATCTTTCCTTCGCCAATCTCTCCGTGACAGCCGGAGCATGCCGTCAGAAATACAGTTTCTCCCTTTTTCAGGCAGCTCTTGTCGTCGATATAGGGATCGACGCCGGTCTCGAAAAAAGCCTTCACGCCAGGCGTGTCGCGCCCCTCCGGCTGTGCATTCGATAAATCCAGCGGCGCTCCCGTTACTGTATTTCGAAAGTCCAGAGCTGTCGGCGGAATCGGAGTCTCGGCAATGACGCGTAAAGAGACAGTTACGATTGATGCGGTCAAAAGCAGACCGACGATAGTTGTAGGTTTCACCACGTTCATCCCGAGTAGTTTTGATTGCGATAGTCATTTGGAGCCGTCGACGAGTGGGATGCCCTCGTCCTTCAGCACGGCTTTGATCTCAGCATTCGCGCGCACGAGGGCGTCGTCCAGTTCGGACAGCAGTTGCGTGTCGCCAATCCGGACCCCCATCACTTGATCGTACTGCTGCGGCAGCTTTTCGCCTCCTCCGCGCGTGGCGTCATCCCGGACGGGCGTCATTCTCAGCGAAGAATCGCCTTTGACATACCGCGCGATGTCCGGCGCGAAGGCCGCCGCCATATCGGCGCCGCCGCTCTTAACCTCGCCGATCATGCGCTCCGGCGGGATCTGGACGTATTCATTGCGCGGAGCCTTGAAACCGACCAGTGAATAGAGGTAGGGCATGTCATTTTCATAGGCGCCGATCTCCTTGAGCATCATCTCGCTGGGCGAGCCGAAATCGACAACGATATGGCCAAGGCTCCTGAGCTTCGGATCGTTCCATGAGTTGATCGCGAGGCCACGGTCTTTCTTAGTCACGAAAACATAGCTTGCACGGTAGTAGGGTTTGGTCGCAAGGACGCGCGCGTCTCCGGCGTCGAGCCCGATGACGACGTCGCACTTGTTCTTGTCGAGCCAGTCCCGGACGAGATAGATCGCCGGCTTGTCGGCGAAGACGAAGACAGGCTCGCGCCCCATCGCTTTCGCGACGATCGCAGCGATTTTGTTCTCGAACCCGGACCCGTCCTTCGCGGAATAGGGAAGCTGATTGGCTGAGGCGCAAATGCGCAATACGGAATCGGCCGCCTGCGCGGCGGCCTGCCCCGGGGAAGGATCCGCCTGCGGCGCCGCCGCGGCGCCGAAAGCGCAGGACAGCGCGCCGACGCCGGAAAGAACAAGAGCGCGGAAAGATGCGACGGCGGAGGCCGTAGCGAATACAGAAGGCGCCGATCGCGACATGATGCTATCCGCCAGTAGTTGTCGGGTTGAAGAAAAACAAAGCATGTCTCGCTCCGGACAAAGAGGCCGCCGCTCGCCTCCGCCGACCCTTATGTCAGCGGAGGCTACGTTTCATTGCAGAGCCCCTGGAGCGGGACGGAAGCTAGTTGGCGGACTGGTACTCTCCGACGTTCGGATCGTCGTAGGGGCCTTTGCCATTCAACGAGAAGACCAGCACGCCGCCTCCTTGCTGGGTGTAGTTGGCGAGCTGCTTGAATGCGCCCACCGCGCCAAGGCCGGCGGTTGGATCCTGAAGATCGAACACCAGGCCTACGGCAGGCCAGCCGCCAACGCCGTAATAGATTGCGATATATTGTACGCCCTTACGCGTATAGGTGATCGGGTAGCCGATGGCGCCGGACGGCAACTTGAACTTCCAGAGAAGTTCGCCTGTGTCACTGTTGCGGGCCTTGATGAAGCCATCGAGCGTTCCGTAGAAGACGACGTTGCCGGCTGTCGCCAGCGTGCCACCCCAAACGGCGAAGCGCTCCATCTTGTCCCACTTGAACTTGCCGGTGATCGCATTGTAGGCCTTGATCTGACCAAGCCCCTCGGCGTTCTGCCGGTCGCCTTTCGGGCCGGGATACATGTTCAGCGTGGCGCCGACGAAGAACTGACCTGCGCGATAAGGAAGCATGAAGGGCTCCCAGTCCATGCAGATGTGGTTGACGCCCATGAAGAAGAGCTGCTTCTGAGGGTCATAGGAATCGTGGCCCTGGTTGTGGTAGCCCATCGCCGAAGGGCAGATATCCTTCGCCAGATGA
Protein-coding sequences here:
- a CDS encoding cytochrome D1 domain-containing protein is translated as MASRRRPKGIHDMRMVAAALLAFVMSATPQHARSGEAGAGDRLAVVSQDDGSVAVIDPRSNSVVARTKLGKGPAGIAASPDGRRLYVTRPDANAIDVVDAETSTLLRSLPFKGEPFGIAAASNSLYVSDWVNDLVMRLDPDSGAQTGAVAVGKSPAHMALSTDGHRLYVADRESGDVAVIDADAMRKIASIPVGEAPFALALAPNGRCLYVANVRSNDLAVIDTGRLELVARVEVAMPYGVAATPDGAYVLVTNQHQDALSIVDARSLAVVGAIAVGRYPEGVLTGPSGRAYVANWFSGDVSVVDLARRREIFRIKVGEGPRSFALLPHSLARP
- a CDS encoding SRPBCC family protein; translation: MRLKAVFHAMSFVAGLVALTTLAQAHGPTPQKIDEAIDIKADPKAVWAIAGDFAGISKWNSELKASEGSNEKRVITFKNGEQLEEEVDEYNPQGMTYSYRMLNPNLKAAPASSYSATLVVTPGGDGGSHVEWYGRFYRGDTGNEPPDELNDEAGREALTKLFKAGLDGLKAKAEGHS
- a CDS encoding vWA domain-containing protein, which codes for MRFFGESAAGGGARIWRENLADPRALLLLAALALGLAAIVLPPVPATREGVDILAVVDITGSMNTRDYKLYGKPISRLAVAKAALKDLIANLPCPSRLGLALFSERTPFLLFEPIDVCRDYGAVAGAIDSIDWREAWEGDSHIASGLYRAIDMAKDLNSNLIFITDGQESPPLPLSGGPPFDGKAGEVRGLIVGAGGYALAPIPKFDDRGNETGFWGVDDVPHESRFGPPPTGAESRPGFEARNAPFGAMAPKGTEHLSSVREPYLKSLADETGLAYAHMNGPSGLTEALAPVATRRASLGFIDPRPVAGALALAALLAVYVFFPVRERLRRARGGFPLQGAL
- a CDS encoding MxaK protein, translating into MSLSFNPVASSRADRARRADWRRTAARFWGQSRPHLLMLLPIAFALIALSLVGMALRFEAANATIRALKENHDVAVAIDSPPEILLARIEFLLGHDRVDEIQPYVEALDKTGSDALKAIAHYDFANGRLRQAFELLTQGKLDAAGPFVVLSRQEYRRALALAPGDWDAKFNLDVASRLIRDFPAFRRTIGDAVKTDRKKIWTDIPGKPEGLP
- a CDS encoding vWA domain-containing protein — translated: MSIGVDQPRVLVLLVLAAAPFVFSAQRASFVGSVAAAPADLLSTALRWILRFSGALAIALIVLALAGPYHGGETLSRVGEGAQVVILLDRSGSMNDTFAGRTPEGGAESKAAATKRILRDFVGRRPHDLFGVAAFSTSPILVLPLTDHRDAVRAAIDASDRAGLDYTDMARGLAMALSMFATDRADEHHVILLVSDGGAVIESHVQDLLRAEFRKFRTDLYFLFLRTAGSKGMFDQPEPGENLPQAMPERFLNLFFQTLDIPYKPFEAENPEQVEAAIHEIDKLERHPIVYTERLPRHDLTGPAYALACLCIGLLVAAKLAETPLVPRQRSSRTAGAAKAPG
- a CDS encoding nonribosomal peptide synthetase MxaA, which translates into the protein MHWRASIPRLLCMLALLCAGARAVRADETPGVVKSITIRAPRDVGFFAGDLVEANIDLIVAAGAEIETASLPHPGPIDYWLDLRSIDVEKRTEGPNWRYTLKLFYQNFYDALDARPQEIPAFSVAFTIGGTTVSADVQAWTIGVSALREVAPPVKEDPKDYMRPDRAAPLIKVAPLWRATGAAAFAAVLALAVLAYDRAWWPFRAPKARPFGDAARRLRRLRGRGVEEAYIEALLILHRGIDQTDGRRVLADDAGAFLQRHPVFAPMGDSLARFFAASREAFFKSQPDRSRSDLPFGALETFARKMAAAERTRS
- a CDS encoding DUF58 domain-containing protein translates to MTGGQDIAYRPRGRISGVRFGAHPSPGAGALGAFRDHVPFMAYPDARRIDVRATLRDPFGNTFVRRFQQRASIDLYALVDLTGSLAYQGRASKMDLITALCVALARSATRTGDRFGLIGCDAGVRPDCFIPATKRRSVAEEAAALLGRARCKGASAAGLRQAGERLAGARKMAFLISDFLLPLGLLREVFESLAQHDVIPVIVGDASEDVDLPSFGLMELADLETGARRLVFMRPELKRRWLEAERERRAEIARLARQFGRTPVRIADAFDIDGFSRDLLKA
- a CDS encoding AAA family ATPase, which translates into the protein MNDALSVASMLSSWRAAALDLETCIGQVVIGQTRAIRLMMISIFARGHVLLAGDVGVGKTTLLRAVARGIGGAYERVEGTVDMMPSDLLYHTYLADDGRPRVEPSAMLGKAEELSVLFFNEINRARPQVHSLLLRLMAEGNVAAFNRVYQFPYVQVFADRNRVEKEETFELPAAARDRFFMEIPVEAPTDVEVRRRLIFDSRYHDADALLASIETPALDYQTLVSAAPIIQKSVHTSKAIQDYVVRLWEATVRPDAAGIELASIDVERLVQGGASPRGFAFLVRAARVRAWFEGRDMLVPEDVRDVFVETMAHRIFLDPVYELRREQILRDLCAAVLTIVPAP
- a CDS encoding methanol dehydrogenase, yielding MKITCITAALGLAAFAAAGMAAPASAYDGTNCKAPGNCWEPKPGYPAKVAGSKYDPKLDPTEVAKQDASERQMEARNAKRVANFRKTGKFVYEIDKISEK
- the moxG gene encoding cytochrome c(L), periplasmic is translated as MNVVKPTTIVGLLLTASIVTVSLRVIAETPIPPTALDFRNTVTGAPLDLSNAQPEGRDTPGVKAFFETGVDPYIDDKSCLKKGETVFLTACSGCHGEIGEGKIGPGLNDDYWTYPKNVTDQGLFETIFEGATAQMGPHSDLTLEEILQVMAWVRHLYKDDVKNAPWLNAAQKKNYTPYKLGEKFADDAPGMCADKK
- the moxJ gene encoding methanol oxidation system protein MoxJ; protein product: MSRSAPSVFATASAVASFRALVLSGVGALSCAFGAAAAPQADPSPGQAAAQAADSVLRICASANQLPYSAKDGSGFENKIAAIVAKAMGREPVFVFADKPAIYLVRDWLDKNKCDVVIGLDAGDARVLATKPYYRASYVFVTKKDRGLAINSWNDPKLRSLGHIVVDFGSPSEMMLKEIGAYENDMPYLYSLVGFKAPRNEYVQIPPERMIGEVKSGGADMAAAFAPDIARYVKGDSSLRMTPVRDDATRGGGEKLPQQYDQVMGVRIGDTQLLSELDDALVRANAEIKAVLKDEGIPLVDGSK